The following proteins are encoded in a genomic region of Toxotes jaculatrix isolate fToxJac2 chromosome 3, fToxJac2.pri, whole genome shotgun sequence:
- the LOC121179101 gene encoding delta-type opioid receptor — MTEDRMLLRNSTGSEDLLGNSSHTGLGNVEQVLVPILDALILVLGVGGHTMVMVILCGRRRRGAGHIGHSPHSSMTGTGTDILLLALSAADLLLLSMLPFHTVAIAMQQWPFGDFMCRLVGFLGSAGSSASVFTLATLAVSRYLTVVKPARAYSLLSPRRVSIAAALLWVPACCLAAPQLVFRFVGTPRRAPDGLACFAFLSHQDQLIYGLCHFLVAFLLPLITIAVAYGSIYAFLWRSQHGGMAPQVERYQSKVTQTSAMLVLAFTLCWLPSYGLTLALLEDKSSGATGTSPRYGAFSVFARLMATSSTVMNPILYVLMSQKFRQDLLKLFKRGGQRASGAVAMAAA, encoded by the coding sequence ATGACTGAAGACAGGATGCTGCTGAGGAACTCTACAGGCTCAGAGGATCTGCTGGGGAACAGCAGTCACACTGGCCTCGGCAATGTGGAGCAAGTCCTAGTTCCAATATTAGATGCACTGATTCTGGTGCTGGGGGTCGGGGGGCACACCATGGTGATGGTGATCCTGTGTGGGAGACGAAGGAGGGGGGCGGGACACATTGGACACTCTCCTCACAGCTCCATGACAGGCACAGGGACAGACATCCTCCTGCTGGCGCTGAGCGCTGCGGATCTGCTTTTGCTCTCCATGCTCCCCTTCCACACTGTTGCCATAGCCATGCAGCAATGGCCGTTTGGGGACTTCATGTGTCGACTGGTGGGCTTCTTGGGATCTGCCGGCTCCTCAGCAAGCGTCTTCACACTGGCCACACTGGCTGTGTCACGCTATCTAACTGTGGTGAAGCCTGCCAGAGCTTACAGTCTCCTCTCCCCACGACGGGTGTCTATAGCTGCTGCACTCCTCTGGGTCCCAGCCTGCTGCCTGGCCGCCCCCCAGCTGGTTTTTCGCTTTGTGGGAACCCCCCGACGAGCCCCTGACGGGCTCGCTTGCTTTGCTTTCCTGTCCCACCAAGACCAGCTTATCTATGGATTGTGTCACTTTCTTGTGGCCTTCTTGCTTCCACTGATCACTATTGCAGTGGCCTACGGCAGCATCTACGCGTTCCTGTGGAGAAGTCAGCATGGCGGCATGGCACCCCAAGTAGAGCGCTACCAAAGCAAAGTGACCCAGACCTCAGCCATGCTTGTGCTGGCTTTTACCCTGTGTTGGCTGCCATCCTATGGCCTGACGTTGGCTTTACTGGAGGATAAAAGCTCAGGGGCCACAGGCACCTCACCACGTTACGGTGCCTTCAGTGTGTTTGCACGCCTCATGGCGACCTCCTCTACAGTGATGAACCCCATCCTCTATGTGCTCATGTCCCAAAAGTTCAGGCAAGATCTACTGAAGTTATTCAAGAGGGGAGGACAAAGAGCAAGTGGGGCTGTGGCTATGGCTGCTGCATAA